In Pseudomonas sp. Q1-7, the genomic window CAGGGAAGGGGCCTAGCCCCATTTCGCGGCCTCGGCCGTCTAGTTTGTAGCGGAAGATCCAGCTTGTGCCGCCGCTCTTGGATACTTGGAAATACAGACCGTCGCCATCATTGGTTTTTCCTGGCGTTGCAGCTTTGGCGATCGACTCCACTGTCTTGCTGGTCAGCTTGCCCATTGCTCGCTCCTTCTCTAACCCACACCCCTAGACCCACACTCTGACCCACACCTTGGTCATGGATTTTATGGATGGTTACTGGATGTCCAGGGACGGATGCTAAGCTGTAAGGCCCGTGTTTACTAGGTCTCTTGGATCTTGTTGGATTTCTTCGGGCAATAAAAAAGCCGGCTTGTGGCCGGCTTTCATTGGGTGGCCAGGGCTCATTTTTGGTAAGCCCCGGCCGCCTTTAGAATTCTGCGAGCATCAGGCGCATGGCCCTGGCTGCGGGCGCGAACTCTAACAAATTCATAACCATGCCGCCACTTCTACGCATGTTTCAGTGGCCGGCCATTTCGGCCAGGGCACCCAACAGCACACCATCCGCCTGCGCCAGGTCCTCGAGTACGGAGAAGTGGTTGCAGACCGGTACGTGAATCAACGAGGCGGCTTCACCGGCGGCCTGGCATGCCATTGCATAGTCATCCGCATGGCGGATGAGTTCCGGTAGTTCCGCTGCGCCCACGGCAACCAGGGTTGGTGCGCCGGCGCCGATGTGGCGCAGTGGGCTGTAGGCGTGGATCTCGCCCGTTGTGAGGTGCAGTTTTTCGTTGAGCCATGACAGGCTGATCGGTTCCAGGTCCACCAGTGGGCTGATCGGCAGCGCGGTGCTCACCATCGGGTGCGCGCGATGCTGGGCTGACAGGTGGCCGCCGGCCGAATGCCCACTGAGTAGCAATGGGCTGCCTGCACAGCCGAGACGATCGCGGTCCGCTGCGAGATGGTCGAGCAGGTTGCCGATCTCGCTGACGATCTGGCCCATGGAGGCTTGCGGCGCCAGGGTGTATTCCGCCAGGACGACGTTGAAGCCGTTGGCGAGTGGCCCAGAAGCGATGAAGGCAAAATCTTCCTTGGCGCAGGCCTGCCAGTAGCCGCCATGGATGAAGACGAAGGTGGGGGCATTGGTTCTGCCGCAGGGTATCCAGTCATAGCGCTGCCCCGGATTCTCGCCGTAGCGCAGGTCGCGCCGGCAGGTCGTGCTGGCGTAGAGCTGGGCGCTGCGGGATTGGAAGTCGGCAAGGATGGCGGGGAAGTCCTCGACCGCTGCGGTGTTGTCGTAGGCCGCATCGAGCGTTGCGCGGTCCATGCCGCGATAGAGAGTGGTCATTTTCAGGTCCTGATAGAGGTCTGGCCGTCCATGAGCAGGATCGGCTTCAGGGTCACCCCGGCCTCGCTGTCTGCGGCGGCCTGGTTGATCGCGTCGAAGGGGTAGAACTTCACCAGCCGGTCGAAGGGGAAACGACCCTGCATGTGCAGTTCAACCAGTTCCGGGATGAATTTGCGCGGTACGCTGTCGCCTTCGCAGATACCGCGAATGCTCTTGCCGGCGATCATCAGGTCGTTGAGGTCGAACCGGGCTTGCGTCCCTTGCGGGGACGCGCCCACCACCCCCAGCACACCCAGCGGCGCCAGGGCCGATACGCCCTGGGCCAGGATGGCCGGGCGCCCGGTGGACTCGAGGGCGAAGTCCACACCGCCGCCGGTGACTTCCCGGACTGTCTCGACCCACTCGGGGTCTCCACTGTCGAGGGCGTGGCTGGCGCCAATCTCCAGTGCCAGTTGCAGGCGGCTTGGAACCCGATCGACTGCAATGATGGTCGCGGCACCGGCGAGCTTGGCAGCCAGCACGGCAGACAGCCCGACCGCGCCAGCGCCCAGGGCGAGGAAGCGGCTGCCGGGGGTCACCTTGAGTGAGTTGATGACGGCGCCGGCGCCGGTCTGGATGCCGCAGCCGAGCGGCCCCAGCAGTTCGAGGGGCGCGGTCTTCGGCACCTTGATGGCGTTGCGTTCGCGGCTCAGGGCGAGTGTCGCGAAGGAGGACTGGGCGAAGAAGTGGTCGTGCAGGAACTCGCCCTTGGCGTCGACGATGGCGCAGTTGCCGTGCTGGTCGGTCCCGCCAAAGTTGTGGGCGTAGAAGTCGGTGCAGTAAGAGGTGCGTCCCGCGCTGCAAGGCAGGCAATGACCGCAGTGGCCATACGTCAGCACGACGTGATCGCCGACGGCGAGAGAACTTACTTGCGGGCCTATGGCTTCGACTACGCCCGCACCCTCGTGCCCCAGCACCGCTGGCAGGGGCACGGGGTAGTATTGGTCACGGATGATCAGGTCGGTATGGCAAAGACCGCTGGCGATGATGCGCACCAGCACTTCATCACCCTGAGGAGCCCGCAGGCGAGCCGCCTCCAGTTGGAACGGCTCGCCCTTGCCG contains:
- a CDS encoding NAD(P)-dependent alcohol dehydrogenase, producing MNKYEFHDIRVAVTRGKGEPFQLEAARLRAPQGDEVLVRIIASGLCHTDLIIRDQYYPVPLPAVLGHEGAGVVEAIGPQVSSLAVGDHVVLTYGHCGHCLPCSAGRTSYCTDFYAHNFGGTDQHGNCAIVDAKGEFLHDHFFAQSSFATLALSRERNAIKVPKTAPLELLGPLGCGIQTGAGAVINSLKVTPGSRFLALGAGAVGLSAVLAAKLAGAATIIAVDRVPSRLQLALEIGASHALDSGDPEWVETVREVTGGGVDFALESTGRPAILAQGVSALAPLGVLGVVGASPQGTQARFDLNDLMIAGKSIRGICEGDSVPRKFIPELVELHMQGRFPFDRLVKFYPFDAINQAAADSEAGVTLKPILLMDGQTSIRT
- a CDS encoding alpha/beta hydrolase translates to MTTLYRGMDRATLDAAYDNTAAVEDFPAILADFQSRSAQLYASTTCRRDLRYGENPGQRYDWIPCGRTNAPTFVFIHGGYWQACAKEDFAFIASGPLANGFNVVLAEYTLAPQASMGQIVSEIGNLLDHLAADRDRLGCAGSPLLLSGHSAGGHLSAQHRAHPMVSTALPISPLVDLEPISLSWLNEKLHLTTGEIHAYSPLRHIGAGAPTLVAVGAAELPELIRHADDYAMACQAAGEAASLIHVPVCNHFSVLEDLAQADGVLLGALAEMAGH